The proteins below come from a single Miscanthus floridulus cultivar M001 chromosome 1, ASM1932011v1, whole genome shotgun sequence genomic window:
- the LOC136509730 gene encoding uncharacterized protein has translation MSSPAPAGDSPQSPTLEQRVYDKHRGSVVHLVAERATKEGWKVGSGTGFIVHNDGTSCLVLTCAHLIKESKRLSVRFGADRIASARLVHVSEPVDLALLRVQGASVCTPLEFSDEADLSGKEVVVMGFIGLDKSSICIDPGTSRGHILGEAVVTRTGSGDLLEFFTTNLSAAKGMSGSPVFLEDNVAGVLFGNDAALINVLTVASVKAAMKTWARRKQVPEMTIRDMLQVIAEKLSRPN, from the exons ATGTCCTCACCAGCGCCAGCAG GTGATTCGCCGCAATCGCCGACGCTGGAACAGCGCGTGTACGACAAACACCGCGGTTCGGTAGTCCACTTGGTGGCCGAGCGGGCTACCAAAGAAGGCTGGAAAGTTGGCTCTGGAACTGGCTTTATTGTTCACAACGATGGAACGTCGTGCTTGGTATTAACCTGTGCCCACCTAATCAAGGAGAGTAAGCGACTGTCCGTTCGGTTTGGTGCGGATCGTATCGCCTCTGCTCGATTGGTGCACGTCTCAGAACCCGTTGATCTTGCTCTGCTCCGTGTCCAAGGGGCGTCTGTCTGCACTCCTCTAGAATTCTCCGATGAAGCTGATTTGTCTGGGAAGGAGGTTGTCGTGATGGGATTCATTGGACTTGACAAGAGCTCCATATGTATTGATCCGGGAACATCGCGCGGCCACATACT GGGCGAAGCAGTGGTTACTCGAACGGGTTCTGGTGATCTACTGGAATTCTTCACTACCAATTTGTCGGCGGCGAAAGGCATGTCAGGCTCACCGGTCTTCCTGGAGGATAATGTGGCTGGCGTCCTATTCGGTAATGATGCTGCGCTTATCAATGTGCTCACCGTGGCAAGTGTAAAGGCGGCGATGAAGACATGGGCGCGCCGTAAGCAA GTGCCAGAGATGACAATCAGGGATATGCTCCAGGTTATTGCAGAAAAGCTAAGTCGTCCTAACTAG